One Gossypium arboreum isolate Shixiya-1 chromosome 13, ASM2569848v2, whole genome shotgun sequence genomic window, taggcctaaggaatccatggtatagcggtatggatggagtacttagcctcgttttcattgtttcgtttagtgataatttggttaaaggatggttgtgaaatgcttatgacttctgagttatatactcactcggtgttttcttgtcacccattttaggtctcttggactcgtctcttttgtgtgctcggaaccgtcgtcaagtcatcacaccggcaagcaatctttggtattgtcttcttagtcgatctaggagaacatttggcatgtataggctattttgttttgttgaaatttgggttgtaaactttagccatgcgaaaatggcccatatggttggttggatttggttccaaaacacttattcatgagtcttaaaatcttaattttgataaggtggtcataatttgtgatatgaatgatggatgattagttgggtcatggaggaattatgaaataggcattgtttgccttagtaacagatgctgacagcagcagtgatgtgagattgaaaaatcactaaaaatagtagaagtagaattaaatagtgaataaattatgaaattgaaccctgatgaatctactttcatatggaagaaacaaaacggtcatatgagtcggattttaagagatattcaggttttcgcgaaacagggccagaacggtttctggatcccctgttccgactttgaaaattcactataaattaaccagagagaattagaattcatgctctatatatacagatttctttgtgagtctagtttctttagaaacaaacggcataagggttggagccctgtacagaaagatatccaagacataatgcgcaaaggtcagtgtagtcgaaccctgaaacaggggtgactttaactaataaactgtactaattggctcaaccaaaaattctagaaataaatccatggatggatatatgagtcttaattcggggaaaattttcggaactggttttcgagttctggaactcgagatatgatttttaaggtaacagtgacgcagtcagccagcttgtctggaaacgttaaaatggtctgtgtgacaagtgaatttagtctgtgaacccctcgtgtccgactccggcgacgatatcgggtacggggtgttacagatctaaTCTAATTCAATCTTCCAAATATGTTTCCATGAGTGATATGATATTCATTGATAGGGTAAATAATTCCACATAATTTTTCCATGATCGAAGATAAGCGAATAGTATGGCGGATGATTTAGTGAAGACAAGTGTTCATTGTTCTTGTATGTTCAAGGCATGGTGgtaattttctattatttttttgcTCTATTTTTTTCATTTGTGTTGCTTGAAGCTTTGTTTTGTCCTTGTTTTCTATTATGTACTATTGGTTTGTTGCCCTTGTTGTTGTCTTGCAAGTTGACTTTTGTTTGTTTGCTGTACTTTGCCTTCCATTTTCTAATAAAATGATTTATTCTTAgacaaaaaaaagaaattgattaaattaaaataattattataaacacaatttaacaaaaataaattattaaaaagtacTTATTGCTTCATATTTTATCATTAGTATGatttataaaacaaaatttaaccatagaagattatttttatataattttcttccttatattttatttataacataaaatatcggTATCTTTTGTATCATATTTTATATCTTATTTACATTTATTCCTATAAtatcatttattaattttaatatttttaacattgaaatatcatgtttatatttatttatcatatcattaataaaattaataaaaaattataatatatattaatatatattaattaatacatataattaACTCGTACATCGCATGAATaagaataaaattattttaattggttAATAAATTATGGATGAATATTATATCTCATTAACatcaattaaattattatatttgcatctaatcaaaattttatatattatataaattattttattgaatAATGTTTGTattgttgtttttattatttaaagcATAAACTAAGATATCCTTTAAATACAATGCACGTTCATTACTATTAGTATGTTTAAAAGGTGTAAATTTATGTGTTGTAAATTTACAATCACAAACATGTAGCAATTTTAGAAGCTTTCATACCTCACCTTGGCCTTTTGTGAATAAGAAATGATGTTAATTAAGGTATGTTGACCTTTAATGCAAATGTTGGAATTGCCTGTAATTTGGGTTTTTGCAGCCATTTTATTTATCATCAATTGAGTTTTAGACATCGCTTGATGTGGAAATATACCACTGAGATTCCATTATCATTGATGAAACTGCTCTAATTATTTACTAAGATGAAAATATTTTTCATCTAGACTTCTGAATCCAGATGAAGTGCAATGACAGACAAAGCAGACATTATTCTGCATGCGCCATATGATTGATACGGTTAAAGATACATTAAGACAAAACTGAAAATCATTTGGGAAGAACAGATGACAACTTATATCATCATGCATGGTCTACTCAAAAACATACCAGAACCGATGTTGCTCCAGAATAACCTAAAGTAGTCAGTCTATTTTTTCTTGAAAACATCCGTTGAATTTTTCTTGAAAATGATTGGAATGTAATGAAACTAAGGCAGCATTCATTGGTATTCAATAGGATTACCTTCtattgttttttcttttcttgataGCTTATTTAATAAGGAATGTCTGATCCTTGATTGCTATATTTTTGTGGAGTTTCACTGCAGCTACACGACTATGATTATATTGATGAAGAAACAGAATTAAACCATCCTCCTGCCTTCCTGCATCACCTTCTAGGGCAAGTTTTTATCCCATTGATCCACGTTCTAGACCTTATGGAAGACGGGAAGCTTAAGAAGCTTGTGACAGTTGATGCGAACGCAGGGCTCTTTGTTTGGACATCACAGAGCCGAAATTCGTCTACCTGTGGAACTGCTGATTCTTTGAACGCCAAAAAGCCTTAATTCTAGAAATCCTGATGCATGGTATGCCATGTAAACATGATAATATGAGTAAGTTGAAGACAGAAGATTATATATCCGCGCCAACCTTGCCTTCATATGTTCAGCTTTGTAATCAGTGTCAGATGCCAGCCAGAGTTCCCCCAAACACTTCAGTAGGTCATCGGAGACCTCCCTTTTAACAAGGCTCTGAGAAGAGAAGAGCAGACCCCATAACCCCAGTGAAGTGATCAGGGGAACTCAAGAGGACAGATGACTCTGTATTTCTCCTTTGTGGTTAGATGCTTAGGCAATAGGAAGCCAACCTACCAATTTATAGGTGAAGGCTCTGCTAGCCAAGTAATTGTGACCCTTCAACAGATCGGATCGGCATTAGATATGAAACAAATCCACACATGGCAATACTGAAACTGAATCCAGCCAGAATTATGGCATTTGGGGACAAGAGATGAGGAGATAGAGAATATTATTGACGTGATTGGACATGAGCTCTCCCCACACCTTTTCCATGCTTCTATCCTTGTCATAGTTCAGAAAGTGCTATATGCATTGCCCTTAATAACTTTGACATATCTGCCATTAACACGTGTATGAATGTTTTTGAGAAGGAATTACACCAAAAGGTCCATTGTGAATACCAGATTTCAACTAGCAGCTGCTTAGAGACCATGTGGGGTGAAGAAAATGACGGATAGAGAATAAAAGTATATACGGCCAGAATTTTATGCAACTCAAGAACTCTAAAATCGTTACTAAGGATTCATCTGGCCTGTTATTGCGTCTAGATTAACTTTTCACATGGGAATAAAAGTATATATGGCCAGCAATAATAAAGAAAATTGCCAGTGTCTTACATAATAATTGAGGTTAATCAGCATGAAACAATCAGGATCAGTTACTGAAAATAATCTTCGTTGATTAAATTTGTAGGGAATTATGCTTTTTTATCAGTTGTATCATTAAGTATAGTTCATGGCTAACTAGCAATCCTTGATAGCTTTTCTAGAAGGGTTAGGCTATTGTCAGAATATCATTTCAGCTATGTCTCGTATGTATTGCTGATGCTACAAGAGATTGCACTAAATAAAATTTCTCAAGGCCAAATTAATGTTGCCATCATGAGGCATGGTGTCTCATACTTGAAAAAcggtttccttttttttcatatgaaaagtgaaaagaaaaggtTGGAATGGACAGACCTTTAACATGAAAGAGTTGGGGAATCCAAAAGGTCTTTTGTCCACTTGTTACTATTATTCTCTTCTCTTCTATCGCTGCTATACCCCTTTATTTATTTTCCGTCAAATATTGGGCAGGTTCAATTCCAACAACATCAAAGCTATCATTTACCCCACCTGTGGATCACCATTTCAAACTGTGCACCTTTGCCTATTTATATACCGAACCCTCGGTGCATAAATATACCAAGAAAGTGTAGCATAGCGTGAGAAAGGGAAAGTCAGCTGTTCCCTGGAGTTCCTCTGATCACTTCATTGGGGCTATTTTACGACACTTGACACAGGGAATTTGGCCCTACTGAAGTGTTTGGGGGAACTCTGGTAGACAGTGGACACTGTACAAcggcagcagcagcagcagcaaaaGTTGTTGGAGGCTTATTTCATGTCTAGGCAAAGCTTTCCTAGTACCATGTAAATTTCCTCACCCATTTAATTCAATGCTGTTTGATGAAACCGTGTCTTTCACTCATTTTCATGTATCATTTTAAACATCATATTTGGTTTCATATTGCATCACTGTAGACATCATATCTGGTTTCCTTTTGCATCATTTGGTTTTATTCTTATTCTAATGTTTTCCTCATACTCATTTTTCCTATTTGCATAACTATCATCTACAGCTCCAACAATGCCAacattcataataaaatttactatcaGTTTTTCTTGGTAAAATAACCACTCTTTTAAATCCATTTACAAAAGTtatcaaataattaaaatagcTTCAGTGAGAAACAAATGAAAAAACGTGAAATAAAGAAAGTTCATATCTAAGCCTAATTGGTTGGCATTTCAAACCGGCAAATAGGGCAATAATGGCCAGGCCTCAACCACTTCTCGATGCAATCACCATGAAAAGTATGAGAAAAAGGCATCCGAAAAGCATCAAACCCAACCTCGAGCTCCTCCAAACATATCATGCAGTCTTCTTCATCTCCAGCTTCTATTCTTACCGTCTTCAGCATCTCCTTAACCAAGGACTCTTTAGCCGGAACCATGCCGTAATTAACGTTTTCAAACTCTGATTCTGATTCAGCCAAAGCTCTTCCCATCAAAATCCCATCATTGTAATGATCCAAAATGGATGCCTGTATCACTGATCGTAAAGGCAACACTTTACAATTAATTCCGCTGCTAAGCACCCAATGTGACATTCTTCGTCCACGTTGGAGAATTTCATGAATGAAGCTGTGATAACCAACACAGGCTGTGTTGATTCGGAGTCTTGTAAACGTGGGAAACAGAATTTGGTGAAGCAGGTACTCGTTTTCAACAATGTTGAGCTTGAAACGGAAGGTTTGTCTCAAGGACAAAGGGTCGTCGGTGGTGGTGTAGATGTTTGCTAGGCAATCATGGTGACTGATATCAAAACGAAGTCAATGCTTAATTGAAAATTCATAAAACGGGGAGCAATATCACGAGTTTGTGGGATGATCTTATTTTGAAAAGTACGGTGGTGAAAGATAGCATACTCGTTTGGAGTCGAAGCCATTAGGAAGTTGAGAAAAAGAAATGTTTATACCAAGAGCCCACAATCAGTTGAGGTTTACAATGCCAATTCTCATAATCGTATTTATAAGTAGACAATGGCGGTGTAAAGTATGCAGTAGAAATAGGTCAATATAatttgactaaattataaatCTACTAGGAGTCAGAAACCTACAAGTAAGAGGAGTCAATACTTCTGTGGATTTACTACTTATtacaattatttttgttttaatacaTTTTCCTAAAAAATACTAATTTTTCTACTTTACAAATAAAATAACGTGAATAATATGGTAGCAAAAtgtgaattttattttaaattctaccATTAATCTTTGTACTAtgcataaattataaatttagttttatattttaatttgatcattattattttctatgtttttaaaaatttaaaattttaacctttacacaaataataatcattaaatttattaaactaAATTATACTATTTCAAAATCTTATATAATAACGAGTTTTTAAAGAAAGCTAATGATAATTTGAACTTTATTAATAATGGTGAATCTTCTATAaattatttagttaattaattgaaCACAAGTTGGTCAAATAGCGAGAATATGTCAAGTTACCCAAACACGACGGTAATGTACTCAAATGATAGTTTTTAAATTcgctaaattaaattattttatttttaaaattttatacaacaaatatattttcacaatGTAATGACATGtgtacttattattttcacttaATGCTCATAAAAACcagtcattttaattaatttaatagttaCCATTTCATTTATAACTGAACTTTCAAAATCCAAATATTATAAggactaaaaataattaaattgaaaaacAGTAATTATATACTCACCTTATACATGGTACACGACTAATAGTAAAATTTGACCTAAGAGATTTAATAAATACCATTTGGGTTACAATTGAAATATTTATACTCGAAAAGTGCAaagactaaatccacaacttacgAGTCACATTAACTTTAGaacaaacaaaattaaaaagtGCACTAATCACACCATAAAAGAAACAACCATCCTTAGTTTATCCCTTTTCTTGTTTCTCCTGCAATGTCGTATTTTCTTTGTATACCTCATCGGAGTTAGATTTATTAAGAACACACCAATTTAGCCTCTTCATTCTTGACAAACATCTTTTCAAAGTTCTTCATTGTAATGActtatttttagtggtgtcagaaacgaTAATTTCGAGACTGTAATTCCAGTAAGCAAGTCagtattttattactttattaatGTTTATGAAGTTTGAAGAGGCTCGTATTAAAAATTGGTTAAGTTATATTGACGTTTGGATAGTTAAATaagttaaaggattaaattgcaaaagctTAAAAAGTGAGTTCCAAAAGTTAATAGTATTAAGTAGTTAGGAATTAGAGAGTTGATGGACTTAATTGGCAAATTGGCTAATGTTAAAATTAGTGGCCTGTTTTGAAGTTTGTTTTAAGTGGTTTTATGGGTAAAATTACAAAGTAAAAATAAGAAGAAGAATAAAACATTATGGGGCCACTATCATCTTCCTCATATTTCTTTCTCATTCCAACCAAAACACCATTGTTATAGTTAAGTGAGTTTCGGTTTTGTCATTTCTCATTCCATGTAAGTGATATCTTAATTGTTTcttaata contains:
- the LOC128286793 gene encoding E3 ubiquitin-protein ligase RDUF2-like, giving the protein MDSDGVVADDVESNTPAPAKGTAPVESVPVTFSQGRGAREVYLHMMNACHHDCLANIYTTTDDPLSLRQTFRFKLNIVENEYLLHQILFPTFTRLRINTACVGYHSFIHEILQRGRRMSHWVLSSGINCKVLPLRSVIQASILDHYNDGILMGRALAESESEFENVNYGMVPAKESLVKEMLKTVRIEAGDEEDCMICLEELEVGFDAFRMPFSHTFHGDCIEKWLRPGHYCPICRFEMPTN